Genomic DNA from Flavobacterium sp. N502540:
CTCCAACTATGAAAAATGGTTTATTTCCTTATTTCAGCTTTTACTTTTGCTAAAAAAAATCTCTTACCCATCAATCAAATTCTTTCTACCCGGGTAACATTGCAATCAATAAATTCAATTAATTTTTCTATTTTCTTTCTACAATTTTCTTTGTTTGAAATTGAAATAATATAACCATTTTTATCTTTAATATATAACAGAAAACAGTCCTTAGTAAGAATTGCCTTTTCTATCTGGCACCATCTATGAGTAAATCCGCCTAACGGGGAATGGACTTCTATAAATGAATTCGTAAAACTAAATTTGTACTGACGTGAAAAACGATCAAATTTTAATAATTTTCTGACCAATCGAAATGTTACTTTGCAAATTGTATTGACTATTGGATAGTGAAAAAGTAAAAAAAGAATCACTAAAAACAAGTCTTTTATAATCCATTGAAAAAAATCATTGTTCCCATACCAGTCTGAATAAACAAAGACCACTAAAGTGACTGCTAAAAAAAACATTACTCTTTGTTTGTACAGATCTTTGAAGTACATCTTATGCAAATTACGTATCTCTGCAATATTCAAATCAAACTCCAATGAAAAAGTAGAGGTGCCCATATGCTTTTACTAATGTTACTTATTAATAAATAATACACTTTTAACCTTTCTCTTCTCTTCTTAAAAAATAACAAAGAAGTAATTAAAGTATACAGCAAATCTAATTGTAACATTTTTTTTCAAGCACCACAATAAGCCATAAAACCATCATAATAAGACAAATATGCAATTAATTTGTCTATAGGATATTTTTAACTGTACAATACATAAGTCTTTTATTTAATTCCTTTTTTTAACACAGCCAAAGCAGGATCTGTTGCGGCTTTAATTTGATTGATTACAATTCGTGCAATTTCTGTGGCTCCTTTTAATGACAAATGGGTATCATCATTTTTATCGCTGTCGTAATAGGCGTTTTCACCGACTTTAAAATGCAAATGCAGCAGTTTCGATTTTTCAGGGCCGTAGTTCTGTTCTAATATTTCAGTAAAATATTCGAGATCAATAAAAGGAACTTTAAATTCTTGCGCCACCAATCTGGTTATTAAAGGATAATCACCGTGTGTGGGTATTAAAGCTCCTTTTTCGTTAAAATTACGTCTCGCGATCGAGCTTAACAATATGGGGGTTGCTCCTTTTTCTCTACTTTCTTTTACAAACTTAATCAGGTTGTATCGGTAACTTGTATGGGGATTTGTGTAACGGGTTGAATCTTCGATTTTTTCGTCGTTGTGGCCAAACTCGATGAAAACGTAATCTCCTTTTTTGAGTTTTTTATGAATTGAATCCCATCGTTTTTCATTGATAAAACTTTTGGTACTGCGTCCGTTTACGGCTTTATTCTCCACCACAATATTTTCGGTAAAGAAA
This window encodes:
- a CDS encoding YcxB family protein, translating into MGTSTFSLEFDLNIAEIRNLHKMYFKDLYKQRVMFFLAVTLVVFVYSDWYGNNDFFQWIIKDLFLVILFLLFHYPIVNTICKVTFRLVRKLLKFDRFSRQYKFSFTNSFIEVHSPLGGFTHRWCQIEKAILTKDCFLLYIKDKNGYIISISNKENCRKKIEKLIEFIDCNVTRVERI
- a CDS encoding rhamnogalacturonan acetylesterase, producing the protein MTKYYLLIIGLFSMACFAQKTTLYTIGDSTMANKKDPERNPEHGWAQVLQPFFTENIVVENKAVNGRSTKSFINEKRWDSIHKKLKKGDYVFIEFGHNDEKIEDSTRYTNPHTSYRYNLIKFVKESREKGATPILLSSIARRNFNEKGALIPTHGDYPLITRLVAQEFKVPFIDLEYFTEILEQNYGPEKSKLLHLHFKVGENAYYDSDKNDDTHLSLKGATEIARIVINQIKAATDPALAVLKKGIK